GCAAAGCTTTGAGCAAGAAAAATTAGAACGGCTAGGACGCATTCACGGCCAAGATGAAGCGGTCAACGCGGCTCATCTTGCACATAAGATCGGCCTAAACAGCTTTAACCTCGATCTTATGCATGGTTTGCCGGATCAAAGCATTGATCAAGCTCTGGCAGATCTAGATAAGGCGATCGAGCTCGATCCACCACATCTGTCTTGGTATCAGCTCACTATTGAGCCTAATACCATGTTCTACTACAAGCCACCTACGCTGCCGGACGATGATGACCTATGGGATATTTTTGAGCTGGGGCATAAAAAACTGGCTGATGCAGGTTATGTGCAATATGAGATCTCTGGCTACAGTAAGCCTGGCTATCAATGTCAGCACAACCTCAACTACTGGCGCTTTGGTGACTACCTCGGCATCGGTTGTGGCTCTCACGGTAAACTGAGCTTTAGCGATGGTAGAATCGTACGCACCACTAAGGTTAAACACCCTAGAGGCTATCTCGCTGCGTATCAAAACCTTGCTAAACCTTATCTTTCGGATGAGTTTGAAGTGGGCAATGAAGATAGGCCATTTGAATTCTTCATGAACCGCTTCCGCTTAATGGAGGCCTGTCCAAAGCAAGACTTCTTAGATGCGACAGGGCTGGGCTTTGAAGCGGTTCAGCCAACAATTGAATGGGCAAAAGAGCTAGGTTACTTGAGCGAAACCGATACTCACTGGCAAATCACCGAAAAAGGAAAGCTGTTCCTCAATGACCTGTTAGAAGCCTTTATGGCGGAAGAGGACGATTAGTTCGAGATTCGAGATTCGAGATTCGAGATTCGAGATTCGAGATTCGAGATTCGAGATTCGAGATTCGAGATTCGAGATTCGAGATTCGAGAAAAATGATGAAAGGGTTGGCTTTAGGGTCAACCCTTTTTTAGCTTGCGCGAAGAAAAAAACAGATTCCCGACTACGCTCCTTCGTCGCTATCGGGAATGACGGTAAATACTGTCATTTGTAATTGAAACACTAGCTTAACTTCGTCATCCTCAAGAACGAGGAACGAGTGAGTTGGGGATCTCTAACCTACACCACAGCGAAGCGCTCTATAGGACGAAGTCCGTGCTCGCATCTCGCATCTTTCTTCTAAAAAATCGAGCGACCAATACGCTCTGAAAGCAGTTCGAGAGCCTTGGTGCCAGCCAATGAGTTGCCAGAAGGATCAAGCTCTGGAGACCACACAGCAATCGTCATCTCTCCCGGTACGATAGCGATGATGCCACCGCCGACACCAGATTTACCCGGCATACCAACGCGATATGCAAATTCACCAGCACCATCATACAAACCACAAGTCGCAAGCAATGCATTTAACTGTTTCGTTTGAGTTGGAGTAATCACCTGCTTCTTAGTCTGTACTGAAGTGCCTTTATTCGCTAGGTAACTAAAGGTCTTCGCTAAATCGACACAAGTCATTTTAAGCGCACAAGCATGGAAGTAATTATTCAATACCGGAATCACTTCATTGTCGAAGTTACCAAATGAGCGCATCAAATAAGCAATCGCCGCATTGCGATCACTGTGCATCATCTCAGAGGCGGCCACTATCTTGTCGTAAACAATATGCGTATCACCAGAGAGCTGACGTACAAACTCCAACAAACGCTGTCTTGGTGCAGATAGGCGACTGTGCAATAAATCTGAAACCACGATCGCACCCGCATTGATAAACGGATTACGTGGAATACCGTGTTCCATCTCTAACTGAATCATCGAGTTAAACGCTTGGCCGGAAGGCTCTTTGCCCACACGTTGCCAAATCTCTTCTGGCTTATAGAGCACCATAGCCAGTGTCAAACTAAGCGCCTTAGAGATTGACTGAATAGAGAACGCTTCTTCTGCATCACCTGCTTGGATCACCTCACCTTCATTGGTGTAAACGGCAATAGCAAGCTTTTGATTCGAAACTTTGGCCAGAGCCGGAATGTAATCAGCCACTTTTCCTTGGCCAATCAAAGGGCGAACTTCTTCTAGAATCTCCGCCAAAATAGCTTGTGTCGGTTTCATGCTTGTGTACTTCTGTATTGTTATTCTTGTAAGGCTGGCGTGTCACACCATTGATTTATACCAATCACAGTAAGTAAGTGATCAAAAATAGCGCAGGAAAAAGGCTTGAGAACAAGGCAGCATTTTTCGATAAGTAGTTATTCTACAATCAAAAATTCTAACGCAGTTATCGAGCATTTTAACAATCTAGGGTGAGCAATTATTTACTACGATTGGTATTATTCATCAGCTAAGGACAAAAAAGCCAACATTACAATAATGTTGGCTTTAATCAATACTACAAAGTGTAGGGACAATTGCTCAGTAATTGAACTGACTCACTTTATTTTAAATTACTTAGTACGTTTGTACTTAATATCCCATACGCCGTGGCCTAAACGGTGACCACGAGCTTCAAACTTAGTTAGTGGGCGATCATCTGGGCGAGGAATGAAATCACCCTCTTCTGCGATATTCTCGAAGCCAGGAGCCGCGTTCATCACTTCGATCATGTGCTCTGCGTAGTTTTCCCAGTCAGTCGCCATGTGGAAGATACCTGTTTCAAGGTGTAGCTTCGCACGAACCATCTCAGCAAACTCAGCTTTAACAATACGACGCTTGTGGTGACGCGCTTTGTGCCACGGGTCTGGGAAGAATAGCTGTAGCGTATGAAGGCTGCTATCTGGGATCATGTGCTCGAACACTTCAACCGCATCGTGACACATCACGCGTAGGTTAGTTACGCCAGCATCGCGTGCAGTACCAAGACATGCACCAACACCTGGACTGTGAACTTCGATACCTAAAAAGTTTTTCTCTGGCGCATTCTTTGCCATTTCAACCAGTGATGCACCCATACCAAAGCCGATCTCTAGTACTACAGGGTTATCGTTACCGAAAACTTCTTTCCAATCTAGAAGTTCTGGGTTGTAGTCGATACCCATAGTTGGCCAACACTCGTTCATCGCGTTCTCTTGGCCTTTGGTTAAGCGGCCTTCGCGGCGAACAAAGCTGCGGATCTTACGAACCAGTTTGCCGTCTTCAGTATATTCGTTAGTGGTCACTTCACTCATTGATTTTTGCCTGCACATTGATTAATCAAAGCGGGGATTATCCAAAGAATTGCCGTCTGTGCAAGTCTTTCTGCTGATAAATTCCCACACAATTTGTCTGTTTTACATCCAACCACAAGTGTGGTGCAATTTCGTTTCTAATAATAGCAAAGCAATGAGCAAGTCGTGACTCCTTTCGCATCCGCCATATTAAAGTGGTATGACGCCTATGGGCGCAAAGAACTCCCATGGCAACAAAACAAAACCGCCTACTCCGTTTGGCTCTCTGAGATCATGCTCCAGCAGACGCAAGTCGCTACTGTGATCCCATATTACCAACGGTTTCTGG
The Vibrio pelagius genome window above contains:
- the hemW gene encoding radical SAM family heme chaperone HemW, which gives rise to MSQATLIPPALSLYVHIPWCVQKCPYCDFNSHALKADIPENEYIDALLEDLDTDIERYHLNQSPRPLHSIFIGGGTPSLFSPKGIERMLKGIEQRIPFKADIEITMEANPGTIEAERFAGYRGAGVTRISVGVQSFEQEKLERLGRIHGQDEAVNAAHLAHKIGLNSFNLDLMHGLPDQSIDQALADLDKAIELDPPHLSWYQLTIEPNTMFYYKPPTLPDDDDLWDIFELGHKKLADAGYVQYEISGYSKPGYQCQHNLNYWRFGDYLGIGCGSHGKLSFSDGRIVRTTKVKHPRGYLAAYQNLAKPYLSDEFEVGNEDRPFEFFMNRFRLMEACPKQDFLDATGLGFEAVQPTIEWAKELGYLSETDTHWQITEKGKLFLNDLLEAFMAEEDD
- the glsB gene encoding glutaminase B codes for the protein MKPTQAILAEILEEVRPLIGQGKVADYIPALAKVSNQKLAIAVYTNEGEVIQAGDAEEAFSIQSISKALSLTLAMVLYKPEEIWQRVGKEPSGQAFNSMIQLEMEHGIPRNPFINAGAIVVSDLLHSRLSAPRQRLLEFVRQLSGDTHIVYDKIVAASEMMHSDRNAAIAYLMRSFGNFDNEVIPVLNNYFHACALKMTCVDLAKTFSYLANKGTSVQTKKQVITPTQTKQLNALLATCGLYDGAGEFAYRVGMPGKSGVGGGIIAIVPGEMTIAVWSPELDPSGNSLAGTKALELLSERIGRSIF
- the trmB gene encoding tRNA (guanosine(46)-N7)-methyltransferase TrmB — its product is MSEVTTNEYTEDGKLVRKIRSFVRREGRLTKGQENAMNECWPTMGIDYNPELLDWKEVFGNDNPVVLEIGFGMGASLVEMAKNAPEKNFLGIEVHSPGVGACLGTARDAGVTNLRVMCHDAVEVFEHMIPDSSLHTLQLFFPDPWHKARHHKRRIVKAEFAEMVRAKLHLETGIFHMATDWENYAEHMIEVMNAAPGFENIAEEGDFIPRPDDRPLTKFEARGHRLGHGVWDIKYKRTK